A window of the Streptococcus sp. 116-D4 genome harbors these coding sequences:
- a CDS encoding M24 family metallopeptidase — MNKRVQAFLDKMQEKELDGIIINNLKNVYYLTGFWGSNGTVFISRDRQVLVTDSRYIIAAKQETSGFEIVADRDELAVIAKIAKDMGLSRIGFEDEISVSYYHRMQAAFAGIDLLPQTQFVEGLRMIKDEAEIAAIRKACSISDQAFRDALDFIKPGKTEIEIANFLDFRMRELGASGLSFDTILASGINSSKPHAHPMHKPVEQGEAITMDFGCLYDHYVSDMTRTIYLGHVSDEQAEIYNTVLKANQALIDQAKAGLGFRDFDKIPRDIIVEAGHGEYFTHGIGHGIGLDIHEEPYFSQTSTEVIKSGMVLTDEPGIYIEGKYGVRIEDDILITDIGCELLTLAPKELIVI; from the coding sequence ATGAATAAACGTGTACAAGCATTTCTCGATAAAATGCAAGAAAAAGAACTAGATGGAATCATTATCAACAACCTTAAAAATGTCTACTATTTGACAGGTTTTTGGGGTTCAAATGGAACAGTCTTTATCAGTCGTGACCGTCAGGTCTTGGTGACGGATTCTCGCTATATCATTGCTGCAAAGCAAGAAACCAGTGGGTTTGAGATTGTAGCAGACCGTGATGAATTGGCTGTTATTGCAAAGATTGCGAAAGACATGGGCCTTTCACGAATCGGTTTCGAAGATGAGATTTCAGTCTCTTATTATCACCGTATGCAGGCAGCCTTTGCAGGAATTGACTTGCTTCCACAAACTCAGTTTGTTGAGGGTCTTAGAATGATTAAGGATGAAGCTGAGATTGCAGCGATTCGCAAGGCTTGTTCTATCTCAGACCAAGCTTTTCGCGATGCGCTTGACTTTATCAAACCAGGAAAAACTGAAATTGAAATTGCAAACTTCCTTGACTTCCGCATGCGCGAGTTGGGAGCGTCTGGCTTGTCTTTTGACACTATCCTAGCTAGTGGTATCAATTCTTCTAAACCTCATGCCCACCCTATGCACAAACCAGTGGAGCAGGGAGAAGCTATTACCATGGACTTTGGCTGCCTTTATGACCACTATGTCAGCGATATGACTCGGACCATCTACCTCGGTCATGTCAGTGACGAGCAGGCAGAGATTTACAATACAGTTCTAAAAGCCAACCAAGCCTTAATTGACCAAGCCAAGGCAGGCTTAGGCTTCCGTGACTTTGACAAAATCCCTCGTGATATTATCGTAGAAGCGGGCCATGGAGAATACTTTACACACGGTATCGGACACGGTATCGGGCTTGATATCCACGAAGAACCTTACTTCAGTCAAACTTCGACAGAGGTTATTAAATCGGGTATGGTCTTGACAGATGAACCGGGTATTTATATTGAAGGAAAATATGGTGTTCGAATTGAAGACGACATCCTGATTACAGATATAGGTTGTGAGTTATTAACCCTTGCTCCAAAAGAGTTGAT